In the genome of Rhodamnia argentea isolate NSW1041297 chromosome 3, ASM2092103v1, whole genome shotgun sequence, one region contains:
- the LOC115732272 gene encoding subtilisin-like protease SBT1.1, translating into MIGIQERASRSITDILILMATMNSWTLLLFLAFLITTTNASVDSKTYIVHMDNTRMAQPGNIDQGDSRQWYESILESITESSSSSSSRLIYVYETAISGFAAKLSSEQLRSLTKVDGFLSATDDELLTLHTTHSPQFLGLRNGRGLWEDVKLNSDVIVGVLDTGIWPEHVSFQDTGMPEVPTRWKGACEGGTNFSSSNCNRKLIGARAFFKGYESVVGKINEATDYRSPRDKQGHGSHTASTAAGNMVKKASLFGLAKGSATGMKYTARIAVYKVCWRLGCANSDILAAMDSATLDGVDVLSLSLGGLARPFYVDNIAIASFSAVQRGVFVSCSAGNSGPSPSTVSNGAPWIMTVAASYLDRSFPTKVKLGNGQTFEGSSLYTGKPTARLPLVYRETAGGKGAEYCMAGTLDPKLVKGKIVICNRGLNGRTDKGQQVKLVGGAAMIMLNAKNEGEETLADAHILPATSVGASAAKAIKQYLNLSDNPTASISFRGTVYGYRAPVMAAFSSRGPSLIGPEVIKPDVTAPGINILAAWTPVTAPSLLRSDNRRVLFNIISGTSMSCPHVSGLAALLKSVHKDWSPAAIKSALMTTSYTVDNRREPISDVGSGYKVATPFAFGSGHVDPERASNPGLIYDITTVDYLNHLCSLNYNSSQIALFAKTNYTCPRDAAAHPGDLNYPSFAVLFKHGTRNVSVTHQRTATNVGIPTSRYRVQVDEPDGVSVIVKPRNLVFGKLGEKRSYKVTFVALGRSSAPSDSSFGSIAWVSGKYIVRSPVAVSWN; encoded by the exons ATGATCGGCATCCAAGAGCGAGCAAGTCGGTCAATTACGGACATCCTCATCCTTAT GGCCACAATGAACTCCTGGACACTCCTCCTATTCCTAGCCTTCTTGATCACTACCACAAATGCTTCAGTGGACTCAAAGACTTACATTGTTCACATGGATAACACCAGAATGGCCCAACCGGGGAACATTGATCAAGGGGACTCTAGGCAATGGTATGAATCAATCCTGGAGTCCATCAccgaatcttcttcttcttcttcgtctcggCTTATTTATGTCTATGAAACTGCCATCTCTGGGTTCGCCGCTAAGCTTTCATCCGAGCAGCTTCGCTCGTTGACCAAAGTCGACGGGTTCCTCTCTGCCACAGACGATGAATTGCTCACTCTCCACACTACGCACTCGCCTCAATTTCTCGGCCTGCGAAATGGTAGAGGATTATGGGAAGACGTGAAGCTCAACTCCGATGTGATAGTCGGTGTTCTTGATACAGGAATCTGGCCGGAGCATGTCAGTTTCCAAGATACGGGCATGCCTGAAGTGCCAACTCGGTGGAAAGGTGCTTGTGAAGGCGGCACAAACTTTTCATCTTCAAACTGCAACAGAAAGCTCATTGGCGCGAGGGCCTTCTTCAAGGGCTATGAATCTGTCGTCGGGAAAATCAATGAGGCGACAGATTACCGATCTCCACGTGACAAGCAGGGTCACGGGTCTCACACGGCCTCCACGGCTGCCGGCAATATGGTAAAAAAGGCAAGCTTGTTTGGCTTGGCCAAGGGATCAGCCACCGGCATGAAGTACACGGCTAGGATTGCCGTCTACAAAGTTTGTTGGAGGCTGGGCTGTGCCAACTCGGACATACTAGCTGCGATGGACAGCGCCACGTTGGACGGCGTCGACGTGCTGTCGCTTTCTTTAGGAGGCCTTGCAAGGCCATTTTATGTGGATAACATCGCTATAGCCTCATTCAGTGCGGTCCAAAGAGGCGTTTTTGTGTCATGCTCTGCAGGAAATTCAGGGCCAAGCCCCTCGACTGTAAGCAATGGCGCCCCGTGGATCATGACGGTCGCTGCAAGCTACCTTGACAGGAGCTTCCCGACTAAAGTCAAGCTCGGGAATGGCCAGACTTTCGAAGGATCATCTTTATACACAGGCAAGCCCACTGCGCGGCTCCCACTCGTGTACCGAGAGACTGCCGGTGGCAAAGGAGCTGAGTATTGCATGGCAGGCACGCTGGACCCGAAGCTCgtcaagggcaaaatcgtcatctGCAACCGGGGGCTGAATGGCCGGACCGACAAGGGACAGCAAGTAAAGCTAGTGGGCGGAGCCGCGATGATCATGCTCAATGCCAAAAATGAAGGCGAAGAGACTCTGGCTGACGCCCACATTTTGCCGGCCACCTCTGTAGGAGCCTCAGCAGCCAAAGCCATCAAGCAGTACCTCAACTTATCAGACAACCCGACCGCTTCAATCTCTTTCCGCGGCACGGTGTACGGGTATCGAGCACCGGTCATGGCTGCATTCTCTTCGAGGGGCCCAAGCCTGATAGGTCCTGAAGTCATCAAGCCCGATGTCACTGCCCCGGGCATTAATATACTGGCTGCATGGACCCCGGTTACTGCCCCTTCGCTCCTGAGGAGCGACAACCGGAGAGTGCTATTCAACATAATCTCGGGCACTTCAATGTCGTGCCCTCATGTCAGTGGCCTAGCTGCGCTCCTGAAATCGGTGCACAAGGACTGGTCGCCGGCTGCCATAAAATCAGCCCTCATGACCACGTCCTATACTGTAGACAACAGGAGGGAACCCATTTCCGATGTCGGCTCCGGCTACAAAGTGGCGACACCATTTGCATTCGGGTCGGGCCACGTCGATCCGGAGCGGGCCTCAAATCCTGGACTGATCTACGACATAACGACCGTCGATTACCTGAATCATCTGTGCAGTCTCAACTACAACTCCTCGCAAATAGCACTCTTCGCGAAGACCAACTACACCTGTCCTAGAGACGCAGCAGCGCATCCTGGTGACCTGAACTACCCATCCTTCGCGGTGCTGTTCAAGCACGGCACCAGGAACGTGAGCGTCACGCACCAGAGGACGGCGACGAATGTCGGCATACCGACGAGCAGGTACAGGGTGCAGGTGGACGAACCGGACGGAGTGTCCGTGATCGTCAAGCCAAGGAATCTGGTTTTCGGGAAACTAGGAGAGAAGCGGAGTTACAAGGTGACTTTCGTCGCGCTAGGAAGAAGCTCTGCTCCGTCCGATTCGTCCTTCGGGTCAATTGCTTGGGTCTCTGGGAAGTACATCGTCAGGAGTCCCGTCGCTGTGTCCTGGAACTAA